From one Lolium rigidum isolate FL_2022 chromosome 4, APGP_CSIRO_Lrig_0.1, whole genome shotgun sequence genomic stretch:
- the LOC124650610 gene encoding signal peptidase complex catalytic subunit SEC11A-like codes for MGFIGDQVESIRSMQVRQVLSQIISLGMIVTSALIIWKGLMVATGSESPVVVVLSGSMEPGFKRGDILFLTMSNEPIRTGEIVVFNIDGREIPIVHRVIKVHERQESAEVDILTKGDNNFGDDRLLYAQGQLWLQKHHIMGRAVGYLPYVGWVTIVMTEKPIIKYLLIGALGLLVITSKE; via the exons ATGGGGTTCATCGGCGACCAGGTGGAGTCGATACGCTCGATGCAGGTGCGCCAGGTGCTCTCGCAGATCATCAGCCTAG GTATGATTGTTACCTCGGCATTGATCATATGGAAGGGATTGATGGTCGCAACTGGGAGTGAGTCTCCAGTGGTGGTGGTTCTTTCTGGTAGCATGGAGCCTGGATTTAAAAGG GGTGATATTCTGTTTTTAACCATGAGCAATGAACCTATCCGCACTGGAGAAATAGTTGTTTTTAACATTGAT GGACGTGAAATTCCAATTGTTCACCGTGTGAtcaag GTTCATGAACGCCAAGAAAGTGCAGAAGTTGATATCCTCACGAAAG GTGATAATAATTTTGGGGATGACCGACTTCTGTATGCACAAGGGCAGCTTTGGCTTCAGAAGCATCACATTATGGGGCGGGCTGTAGG GTATCTTCCATATGTTGGCTGGGTTACAATTGTGATGACTGAGAAGCCGATCATTAAG TACCTTCTGATTGGCGCACTGGGCCTGCTTGTCATAACATCGAAAGAGTGA